A section of the Mesorhizobium loti genome encodes:
- the mgtE gene encoding magnesium transporter yields the protein MNDFFPVADDEAVAIARILANDHVADVVEALNHESRETATELLCAVPFERLVEIFDQPELESAPELAEALPRSKASKLLTAMSVDRAADILRELDEPARSELLGALAPPLRATLLSILGYPEGSAASIMTTEFVSVPSDWTVGRTLDYIRKVERTRETVYAIYIVDPQTHLLVRSTGLRRLITGEPDDPILSVAPDRMPVTVTPLTDRENLAQTISKYDLLAVPVVDHGKILGIVTIDDIIDTMIEETTEDVHRFGGMEALDEPYMKMSFLAMIQKRAGWLCALFLSEMLTANAMQSYESELEKAIVLTLFIPLIMSSGGNSGSQATSLVIRALALREIGLGDWWRVALRELPTGLVLGSILGVVGVCRITLWQYFGFYDYGPHWPLIAATVGTALVGIVTFGSLSGSMLPFALKRIGFDPASASAPFVATLVDVTGLVIYFSVALVILRGTLL from the coding sequence ATGAACGATTTCTTCCCTGTAGCGGACGACGAGGCCGTCGCCATCGCCCGCATCCTTGCAAACGACCATGTCGCCGACGTGGTCGAGGCTCTCAACCATGAATCGCGTGAAACCGCGACGGAACTGCTTTGCGCCGTACCCTTCGAGCGGCTGGTCGAGATTTTCGATCAGCCCGAACTCGAGAGTGCGCCTGAACTCGCGGAGGCCCTGCCCCGCTCCAAGGCAAGCAAGCTGCTCACCGCCATGTCTGTCGACCGGGCGGCCGACATCCTGCGCGAGCTCGACGAGCCGGCACGCTCCGAACTGCTCGGCGCGCTGGCGCCGCCGTTGCGCGCGACGTTGCTTTCCATTCTGGGCTATCCCGAAGGCAGCGCCGCATCGATCATGACGACGGAGTTCGTCAGCGTTCCCTCGGACTGGACCGTCGGGCGCACGCTCGACTATATCCGCAAGGTCGAGCGGACGCGCGAAACCGTCTACGCGATCTACATCGTCGATCCGCAGACGCACCTTCTGGTGCGGTCGACCGGCTTGCGCCGGCTCATCACCGGTGAGCCGGACGATCCGATCCTGTCGGTGGCGCCGGACCGCATGCCGGTCACGGTCACACCGCTGACCGATCGCGAAAACCTGGCGCAGACGATCTCCAAATACGACCTGCTCGCCGTCCCGGTCGTCGACCATGGCAAGATTCTCGGCATCGTCACCATCGACGACATCATCGATACGATGATCGAGGAAACGACGGAGGACGTGCACCGCTTCGGCGGCATGGAGGCGCTCGACGAGCCCTACATGAAGATGAGCTTCCTCGCCATGATCCAGAAGCGGGCCGGCTGGCTCTGCGCCTTGTTCCTCAGCGAAATGCTCACCGCCAACGCCATGCAGAGCTACGAGAGCGAGTTGGAGAAGGCGATCGTGCTCACCCTTTTCATCCCGCTGATCATGAGTTCCGGCGGCAATTCCGGCTCGCAAGCGACCTCGCTGGTTATCCGCGCGCTAGCACTGCGCGAGATCGGCCTCGGCGACTGGTGGCGGGTTGCGCTGCGAGAATTGCCGACCGGCCTCGTGCTGGGATCGATCCTTGGCGTTGTCGGTGTCTGCCGTATCACGCTGTGGCAGTATTTCGGTTTCTACGATTACGGCCCGCACTGGCCGCTGATTGCAGCGACGGTTGGCACAGCGCTGGTCGGCATCGTCACCTTTGGCTCCCTCTCGGGGTCGATGCTGCCGTTCGCCCTGAAACGGATCGGGTTTGATCCCGCCAGCGCATCGGCGCCATTTGTCGCGACGCTGGTCGATGTCACCGGGCTGGTGATCTACTTCTCGGTGGCGCTCGTCATCCTGCGCGGCACCCTGCTCTAG
- a CDS encoding ABC transporter ATP-binding protein/permease produces the protein MRSFWGLMRAYWLSDRWKEAWTLTIVIALLTALSSKASVWFAMASGELVNSIAFLHDAANTRPLETILTNAGILVLLVVLKDVGFTGVRNLVSATLHRKWRGWLNGKFNQALLDGNHTHFHAQHGSVAGGAVTPDNIDQRIQESIKDMTGGAIGLAMGVLGLATSLYFIGQNLIQSSVEVKGLEFLGSYGSAVLALLAVATYVPLNTWIAVKLGSLLERLNIRMQKAEGSYRGELTTFLRRSFHVAASHGEDVQKMMHDRLYIDIDRTWGRLNVVNTSYMSFELIYNFVGARIVAYAPGLVPFIHSRLDYKGYITGSEMVAQLISQCSWFIHVMPAIATLRANSQRVTELARAIENVQHPQEFYSQTGRSDFHYASQNPVFGLTIQKLELAHQGEDATPFLSAANLRFRRGEWTFLKGESGCGKTSLIKAINGLWPYGRGTIVFPDGVKSFYAAQEVKLQQVSLKQLVCLPGSEHDHGDAQVASALHKAGLGDFIEHMANENREGKSWDQVLSGGQKQKLVVARIILQQPGLLFLDEATGALDPEGKIAFHQAIKDNCPDVTVISVMHEAVAPRSAAGTEFYHSLVMIADGVATKKPLVPTLPVELTTILAQPRAVEDKWLRFSRRLKQK, from the coding sequence ATGCGCAGTTTCTGGGGGCTGATGCGGGCCTACTGGCTGTCGGATCGGTGGAAAGAAGCCTGGACGCTGACCATCGTCATCGCGCTGTTGACCGCCCTATCCAGCAAGGCCAGCGTTTGGTTTGCCATGGCTTCCGGCGAATTGGTCAATTCGATTGCCTTTCTCCACGATGCCGCCAATACCCGCCCGCTTGAGACCATCCTGACCAATGCCGGCATATTGGTGTTGCTGGTCGTTCTCAAGGACGTCGGCTTTACCGGCGTGCGCAATCTCGTCTCCGCGACCTTGCACCGCAAATGGCGTGGCTGGCTGAACGGCAAGTTCAACCAGGCCTTGCTCGACGGCAATCATACCCATTTCCATGCACAGCATGGGTCCGTGGCCGGCGGCGCCGTCACGCCCGACAACATCGACCAGCGCATCCAGGAATCGATCAAGGACATGACCGGCGGCGCTATAGGTCTCGCTATGGGCGTGCTGGGCCTGGCAACTTCGCTCTATTTTATCGGTCAGAACCTGATCCAGTCGTCGGTGGAGGTCAAAGGCCTGGAGTTCCTGGGTAGCTATGGCAGCGCTGTCCTCGCGCTTCTGGCTGTTGCCACTTACGTGCCGCTCAACACCTGGATCGCCGTCAAGCTCGGCAGCCTGCTGGAACGACTTAATATCCGCATGCAGAAAGCCGAGGGCAGCTATCGCGGCGAGCTGACGACATTCCTGCGCCGCAGCTTCCATGTCGCCGCGTCGCACGGTGAGGACGTGCAGAAGATGATGCACGACCGTCTCTACATCGATATCGATCGCACGTGGGGCCGGCTGAATGTCGTCAACACCAGTTATATGTCGTTCGAACTGATCTACAATTTCGTCGGCGCCCGTATCGTGGCCTATGCGCCGGGGCTCGTGCCCTTCATCCACAGCCGCTTGGACTACAAGGGCTACATCACGGGCTCGGAAATGGTCGCCCAACTTATCAGCCAGTGTTCGTGGTTCATCCATGTCATGCCTGCCATCGCCACGCTGCGTGCCAACAGCCAGCGTGTCACCGAATTGGCGAGAGCCATCGAGAACGTCCAGCACCCGCAGGAATTCTACAGCCAGACCGGCCGCTCGGACTTCCACTATGCCAGCCAGAATCCGGTTTTCGGCCTGACCATCCAGAAACTCGAATTGGCGCATCAGGGCGAGGATGCGACGCCGTTCCTCAGCGCCGCGAACCTGCGCTTCCGGCGCGGCGAGTGGACGTTCCTGAAAGGTGAATCCGGCTGCGGCAAGACCTCGTTGATAAAGGCGATCAACGGCCTCTGGCCCTATGGCCGCGGCACCATCGTCTTCCCCGACGGAGTGAAGAGTTTCTATGCCGCCCAGGAGGTCAAGCTGCAGCAGGTGTCGCTGAAACAGCTGGTCTGCCTGCCGGGCTCCGAACACGACCACGGCGATGCTCAAGTCGCGTCGGCGCTGCACAAGGCTGGCCTTGGTGACTTCATCGAACACATGGCCAATGAAAACCGCGAGGGCAAAAGCTGGGATCAGGTCCTGTCGGGCGGCCAGAAACAGAAGCTGGTGGTGGCCCGCATCATCCTGCAGCAGCCGGGCCTCCTGTTCCTCGACGAGGCGACCGGTGCGCTCGACCCGGAGGGCAAGATTGCCTTCCACCAGGCGATCAAGGACAATTGCCCCGATGTCACGGTGATCAGCGTCATGCATGAGGCGGTAGCGCCCAGATCGGCTGCCGGCACCGAGTTCTACCACTCGCTCGTCATGATCGCCGACGGTGTCGCCACCAAGAAGCCGCTGGTTCCGACCCTGCCCGTCGAACTCACCACGATCCTGGCCCAGCCACGGGCGGTCGAAGACAAATGGTTGCGTTTCTCGCGTCGGCTGAAACAGAAATAA
- a CDS encoding DsbA family oxidoreductase, giving the protein MSEANAITVDVVSDVVCPWCFIGQKRLDKAVTAAGDVDVHIRWRPFQLDPTIPPQGKDRREYMLAKFGSDERIREIHARIEPLGDAEGISFAFDAIKVAPNTLDAHRLIRWAGAASEAVQNRLVRRLFQLNFEEGVNIGDHAVLVEAAREAGMDASVVATLLPTDADVEEVRTEIATASRMGISGVPCFLLEGKYAVMGAQDVDTLADAIREVAAAKARGELDTVG; this is encoded by the coding sequence ATGAGCGAAGCGAACGCCATAACCGTTGATGTGGTGTCGGACGTCGTCTGTCCGTGGTGCTTCATCGGTCAGAAGCGGCTGGACAAGGCGGTTACCGCGGCCGGTGATGTAGATGTGCACATACGCTGGCGGCCGTTCCAGCTCGATCCGACCATTCCGCCGCAGGGCAAGGACCGCCGGGAGTATATGCTGGCCAAGTTCGGCAGCGACGAGCGCATTCGCGAGATCCATGCCCGCATCGAACCGCTTGGCGACGCCGAGGGCATTTCCTTTGCCTTCGATGCCATCAAGGTGGCGCCCAACACGCTGGATGCGCACCGCCTGATCCGCTGGGCTGGCGCCGCCAGTGAAGCGGTGCAGAACAGACTGGTCCGCCGCCTGTTCCAGCTGAATTTCGAGGAGGGCGTCAACATTGGCGACCATGCCGTGTTGGTCGAAGCCGCCCGCGAGGCCGGCATGGACGCATCCGTGGTGGCGACGCTCTTGCCGACCGACGCCGATGTCGAAGAGGTGCGCACCGAGATCGCCACGGCTTCGCGCATGGGCATATCAGGCGTGCCGTGTTTTCTGCTTGAAGGCAAATATGCCGTGATGGGCGCGCAGGACGTCGACACGCTGGCCGATGCCATCCGTGAGGTGGCGGCGGCCAAGGCCCGCGGCGAGCTGGACACAGTCGGCTGA
- a CDS encoding extracellular solute-binding protein, with protein MGRVLVWLITAISFLTLSLPALSEPRYAIAMQGEPALPPDYAHFSYVNPDAPKGGSITYCVVGSFDNLNPFILKSLRTTARGMMDTIFGNLVFEPLMQRSADEAFTLYGLLADTADMDPERKSIEFHLNPKAKWSDGQPVTPEDVLFTYDAFTQKGRPPYSDRMARIAKLEKTGDHSVRFTFNDKADREFPLIIALTPIIPKHAFDMDTFDRTTLKPLIGSGPYTIAQVTPGQRIVFKRNPDYWGKDVPAKRGFDNYDQITIEYFLNANAKLEAFKKGLCAIDDDGDPVKRERDLDFPAFHRGEVVSETFDTGIPPVVTGFLFNTRLPKFSNPVVRRALGMLYDFEWANKNLFGGKYTRTMSYWQNSELSALGHPADDRERALLAPYPGRVPAEIMDGTWKPPVTDGSGQDRKVLKAAFDLLKSIGYRVQDGIMLDSDGKPFGFEILTASQDEERLAGIYQRTLEKIGINVSIRSLDGDQIQSRKQRFDFEVLVGSSGFNNSLSPGIEQIGRWSSTAARTEGSFNLAGVADPAIDAAIDAMLNAHTKEDYVAAVRVLDRLLISGNYMVPMQYNTQQWLAYWNYLEHPRKTPIFGYQLPTWWRKPN; from the coding sequence ATGGGCCGCGTTCTTGTTTGGCTGATCACCGCGATATCGTTTCTCACCCTGTCGCTGCCGGCGCTGTCGGAGCCAAGATACGCGATTGCCATGCAGGGCGAACCGGCCCTGCCGCCGGACTACGCGCATTTCAGCTACGTCAATCCCGACGCGCCGAAGGGCGGCAGCATCACCTATTGCGTCGTCGGCAGCTTCGACAACCTCAACCCTTTCATTCTGAAAAGCCTGCGTACGACCGCGCGCGGCATGATGGACACGATCTTCGGCAATCTGGTCTTCGAGCCGCTGATGCAGCGCAGCGCGGATGAGGCTTTCACGCTCTATGGGCTGCTCGCCGATACCGCCGACATGGACCCGGAGCGCAAGAGCATCGAATTCCATCTCAACCCAAAGGCCAAATGGTCGGACGGACAGCCGGTGACACCGGAAGACGTGCTGTTCACCTATGATGCCTTTACGCAAAAGGGCCGCCCACCCTACAGCGACCGCATGGCAAGGATCGCCAAGCTCGAAAAGACCGGCGACCACAGCGTGCGCTTCACTTTCAACGACAAGGCCGATCGCGAATTTCCCCTGATCATCGCGCTGACGCCGATCATCCCCAAGCATGCCTTTGACATGGACACATTCGACAGGACGACGCTGAAGCCGTTGATCGGCAGCGGACCCTACACGATCGCGCAGGTGACGCCCGGCCAGCGCATCGTCTTCAAGCGCAATCCGGACTACTGGGGCAAGGACGTACCCGCCAAGCGCGGCTTCGACAATTACGACCAGATCACCATCGAATATTTCCTCAATGCCAACGCCAAGCTCGAAGCCTTCAAGAAGGGCCTTTGCGCCATCGACGACGACGGTGATCCGGTGAAGCGCGAGCGCGATCTCGACTTTCCCGCCTTCCACAGGGGTGAGGTGGTTTCCGAAACTTTCGACACTGGCATCCCGCCTGTCGTGACCGGTTTCCTGTTCAACACCAGGCTGCCGAAATTCTCCAACCCGGTGGTTCGGCGCGCGCTCGGCATGCTTTACGATTTCGAATGGGCCAACAAGAACCTGTTCGGCGGCAAATACACGCGCACGATGAGCTACTGGCAGAATTCCGAGCTCTCCGCGCTTGGCCACCCGGCCGACGACAGGGAAAGGGCGTTGCTGGCCCCCTACCCCGGCCGCGTGCCGGCCGAAATCATGGACGGTACATGGAAACCGCCGGTCACCGACGGTTCAGGCCAGGACCGCAAGGTGCTTAAGGCCGCTTTCGATCTCCTGAAAAGCATCGGTTACCGCGTGCAGGACGGCATAATGCTCGATTCTGACGGCAAACCTTTCGGATTCGAGATCCTGACCGCTTCGCAGGACGAAGAACGCTTGGCCGGCATCTACCAGCGCACACTGGAAAAGATCGGCATCAACGTCAGCATCCGCAGCCTGGACGGCGACCAGATCCAGTCGCGCAAGCAACGTTTCGACTTCGAGGTGCTGGTCGGCTCGAGCGGCTTCAACAATTCCTTGTCCCCGGGCATCGAGCAGATCGGGCGTTGGTCGTCCACTGCGGCCAGGACCGAAGGATCGTTCAATCTTGCCGGTGTCGCCGACCCGGCAATCGATGCCGCGATCGACGCCATGCTGAACGCACACACCAAGGAGGACTATGTCGCCGCCGTTCGCGTTCTCGACCGGTTGCTGATCTCGGGCAACTATATGGTGCCGATGCAGTACAACACGCAGCAGTGGCTGGCGTACTGGAATTATCTGGAACATCCGCGGAAGACGCCCATATTCGGTTATCAGCTGCCGACATGGTGGCGCAAACCGAACTGA